AGTTAATGTCAGGAGTGGGTATAATAGGTCACATTGATGGAACACTCACTAAGCACCTGGCAATAATCTAAAGCAATGGctctttctcaaccctggctgtacttcaggATGACCAAGGGACTCACATGTGGAGTCTGACTTAACGGATTCTAGGGTGTTgccggaaacgctggtggcgtagtggttaagtgctgcagctgctaaccaaagggttagcagttcgaatccaccaggtgctccttggaaactctatggacagttcttctctgtcctatagggtagctatgagttggaattaacttgaccgcactgggtttggtttttggtttggagggtGTTGCCAGCTCATCATTATATTTTATAAGGTCCATAGATAATTATGATGATCAACCagcattgagaaccactggtataaGCAATTCATATgtactattttatttctttctacaaCTGTAAATGTTAGGTTTAattaatatttcaacaaatgtgcAAATGACCAATGTGTTATTTCATATTATTCTCTGTCCTTTTCTCTTTACGTTTGCCCAAATTAAATCATATTGGAACTTCCAAGAGAAATGAATGAGTGAGTTATCATCAGGAAGGTGCAATGAGGAGAATTCCATCCCCTGATAAGAAAGGATTGACTTGGGAAGCTCTTAAGTAGGCCTAAGATGGCTGAGTTTCAAATCTGGCTTTGGAAGGGCCCTGGTCCTAATTTCCTCAATTATAAATGAGTGTTGATTTGATAAGGAAACAAAGCTTTCTAAACATTCAGGATAAGAAACATATTTCAGCATTTTATCAAGTCAACAGagaatggaaacaaacaaaaaaagctaacTGATCAGCAAACATTTTCCTGAGATGGTGTAGTATTGATCAAATGTTttacagtgaaaaataggaacagAGTATTTCTTACTGTTTATTGTATAATCACTGGTGAATTTTACACTAATATCACGTTTGGAATCATCATTGTTGTATGATTTTGTGCATTTACCAAACCATTGTTACCAAAATTTGATGTCCCTTAAAGGCAATGGagagtatatatattttaaaagatttttaaaggaaacccatgtatttgaATGACCATGTATCTCCATACAAGAGGTATGTCAGAACACCAAAGATTGATGAAAACCTGTGAAGATAACTGACATATAAACACACACTCTGATtatgaacattttattttaatttagaatccagctaatgaggtccctgggtgaagcaaacCGTTTGGGCTCAACtattaatctaaaggttggtggttccaaaacAACTTTCAGTactatgaaagaaaggcctggtgatctgcttctgtaaagattaatgccaagaaaaccttatgaagcagttttattctgtaacactggattgccatgagttggaatcgacttgatggcaacccttttttgtttgttttttaatgtgttcCTATCCATTAAttgttgttttataaatattCCCAATGAAGAGAACTTATTACAGTGTACTTGGATAAAATAAAGTACACCTGATTGCTTCTTAAAAAGAgcaaccagttgtcatggagtagattttgactcatggcaacactaagtgtgtcagagtagaactgtacttcacgaCGTTTTCAATGACCGCCATTTTCAAAGTAGAcctccaggattttcttctgaggtgcccctttGTGgacctcaaccttttggttagcagccaagtgtgttaaacgTTTGCACACCCTGGGACTGCAagtgcttcttgttgttgttgctaggtgccatagagtcggttccgactcatatccACACaacgtaccacagaacaaaacactgccctgtcctttgctatgctcacaatcgttgttatgcttgagcccattgctgcagccactgtgtcagtccatctcattgagggacttcctcttttcttctgacactgtactccagggaatggtctcacttaacaacatgtccaaagtatgtaagatgcagtctcactgcccttgcttctaaggagcatcctggttgcgcttcttccaagacagatttgtttgttcttttggcagtccatggcattttcgatattcttcaccaatacacaattcaaaggcatcaatccttcttcagtcttccttattcattgtccagcttttgcatgtatatgatgtgattgaaaataccatggcttggatcaggcacaccttagttctcaaggtgacatctttgcttttcaacaatttgaagaggtcctttgcagcagatttgccctatgcaatgcatcttttgatatctcgactgctgattccatggctgttaattgtggatccaagtaaagtgaaatccccttgacaacttcaatctcttctccgtttatcatgatgttgcctaatggtccagttgtgaggattttggttttcttcatgttgaggtgcaatccatactgaaggctgtggtctttaatcttcattattaagtgcttcaagtcctcttcactttcagcaagcaaggttgtgtcatctgcatacctcgggttgttaaggagtcttcctccaatcctgatgccccattcttcttcatatagtccagcttctcagattatttgctcagcatacagattgaagaggtatggtgaaagaatacaaccctcatgtacacctttcctgaatttaagccaatcagtatccacttgttctgtctgaacagctgcctcttgatctatgtaaaggttcctcatgagcacaattaagtgttctggaattcccattcttcgcgaggttatccataattgttatgatcctcacagtcaaatgcctttgcgtagtcaataaaacacaggtaaacattcttctggtattctctgcttccagccaggatccatctgacatcagcaatgatatccctggttccacattctcttctgaatccagcctgaatttttggaagttccctgttgatatactgctgcagctgtttttgaattatcttcagcaaaattttgcttgcatgtgatattaacgatattgttcgatagtttccacattcgatttggtcacctttcttgggaataggcataaatatggatctcttccagttggttggccaggtaactgtcttccaaatttcttggcatagacgagtgagcaggTCCAGTGctacatccctttgttgaaacgcctcaactgatattccttcaattcctggaactttgtttttcaccaatgccttcagtgcagcttggatttcctccttcataaccattggttcctgatcatatgctgcctcctgaaatggttgaacgttgaccaattctttttggtataatgactctgtgtattccttccgtcttcttttgatggttcttaagtcatttaatattttccccattgaatgctTGACTATTGtaattcaaggtttgaattttttcttcagttctttcagcttgagagacaccgagtatgttcttcccttttggttttctatctccagctctttgcacatgtcattataatattgaACTTTGTCTTCTCTAACTACTGTTTGAAATcatccgttcagttcttttacttcatcatttcttcctttcgctttagcagCTCAGTGTTCAAGAGTATGTTTCAGAGTGTCCTTtaattgaaatgatttttttctttaaagaaggaTAATTCTTATCCCATATGTTTTTCTCATAGAGGGAGCTGGTATTTTGCtcaacttgtcttttttttttttttttgcatcctttttctttaattgtattttagatgagggtttacagagcaaattcaaacgcactgccatcgagtcgattccaactcatagcgacacttataggacagagtagagtttccaagtagcacctggtggattcaaactgctgacatcttggttagcagcgttagcacttaaccactacaccaccagggtttctacagagcaaattagtttctcatcaaacaattaatatacatattgttttgtgacattggttgccaccccaatgacatgttaacactctcctcttcttgatcTTGTGTTCCCCATTCAGTGTCGTTTTGttttacagacctgtctaatctttggctgaagggttaacatcaggagtgacttcagtactgaattaaaagggagtctggggaccatattcttggggtttttccagtctctgtcaaaccagtaggtctggtctttattattattattttttttttgagtaagaattttgttctacgtttttctccagctctgtctgggcccCTGTACTGTGatccgtgtcagggcagtcagtggtggtagcctggcaccatctggttttgctggactcagtctggtggaagctgtgatacttgtggtccatttgtcctttggactaatctttcccttgtgtcttcagttttcttcattctgtcttgTGCCAGATAGGGTGAGACcaatagagtatcttagatggccacttgcaatcttttaaaatcccagatgctactcaccaaaggagatgtagaacattttgtttataaattattttatgccaattgatctagatgttccctgagaccatcgtccacatccctcagcccagtaatttcatccctcagggagtttggctgtgtctgtggagcttccatgatcttgatttggtcaaattgtgctggctttcccgGTCTTGTATACTGtctttaaacccattgccttcgagttgatttcgactcatagtgaccctataatacagagtagaactgccccatagagtttccaaggagcacctggtggattcaaactggtgaccttttggttagcagccatagctcttgaccactacgccaccagggtttccgtgtactgtcttaccattcatcatagttaccacttatctgtggttataaatttattgtcttaaaATATCCTTGCCATTCTAACATTCTGTACCCCAAAGTAGCTGAAGTGATTGTGTACAGAAACTGGTGAATAGCACAGAAAACAGTGAGGAAAGAGTTCTGAGTAGTACAAGGCTTGGGTTTGTTACAACCGAGCAATATAGCTGAAGGTACTGGGGTATTAGGTCCTTAACTGTGAACAGTTATGATTTTGTCGACTTTACCTGTGAGTTTCTTGAATTCGAAATACAAACACAGTGCTGGGTGtttcttatttgtttccttttaacagttttctttttccaaaagctGTTTCAGGTACATGAAGCCACAGAATCTAACAGGTGTCTCAGAATTCTTCCTCCTGGGCCTCTCTGAGGATCCAGAACGGCAGCCCCTCCTCTTTGGGctgttcctgtccatgtacctgaTCACTGTGACTGGGAACCTACTCATCATCCTGGCAGTCACCTCTGACTCCCATCTCCactcccccatgtacttcttcctctctaaCCTGTCCTTAGCTGATATCGGTTTCATTTCCACCACAGTCCCAAAGATGTTAGTGAACATCAAGACTCAGAGCAAATTCATCATGTATGAGGGCTGCCTGACACAGGTGTCCTTTTTTTATCTCTTTGGATGTCTGGACAATGTGCTCCTCGCCACAATGGCTTATGACCGGTTCATGGCCATCTGTCGCCCCCTgcactacacagtcatcatgaaccccCGTCTCTGTGGTTTACtagttttggtgtcttttttcatCAGCCTTTTGGACTCCCAGCTGCAACTTTCAATGGTGTTATCACTTACCTTCTGCACAGCTGTGGAAATCCCTCATTTCTTTTGTGACATTCCTCAACTCCTTAACCTTGCCTGTTCAGACACCTCCACAAATACCATATTACTGTATTGTTTTGGTGCCATCTTTGCTGGTGTACCAGTAACGGGGATCCTTTTCTCATACACTCGAATTGTTTCCTCTATTCTAAGAGTCTCATCTGTAGATGGGAAGTataaagccttttccacctgtggctctcacctgtcagtcgtttgtttattttatggaacaAGCCTTGGAGCGTACCTCAGTTCAGCTGTCTCATCTTCTGACAGGAAGGGTGCTGTGgcctcagtgatgtacactgtGGTCACGCCCATGCTaaaccccttcatctacagcctgaggaacagggacaTCAAGAGAGCCCTGCAGAGGATCCTCAGCAGAACTACCTAATGTTAATCCTTGTGCCATCTTTTTGAGTGTGTGAGTTGGAAAAGACGGCAAAACCAAACATCTACTACCAGAAATCTTGCCTCTTTGGTTACATAATTTTTGTAGCTCTCATTGGTTTTAATCTTAAGAATTTGTATCTGAAGATTGCTTCCTTTTTCATGTGTTTAATCGGATAGTGATAGCATTCTGGGGTATGTCAGTCTGCATAACCAAATCCCATTATAGCCGTAGAACCTTCTGTAGCTTCTAATATGTCACCCAAGCTTCCTGGTAAAATGCACAAATctattttcatgtgcttaaaaTCTTCATTCTTTACCATAATTCATATGTATTGCCCAGACTACTTTTGGATCTAACAGAACTGCATATGCAAGTTGTGTGTGAGAATGCATGTCACTGGTCCAAAACCTTGAGTTCGTAATGAAATCCTCCAGAAGCTTAAAAAATATCGATGCCTTGGTCCCACCACtacagattctgatttaattggacCAGTATGTGGCTTAAGCATAAGATTTTCAAAGCACCACAGGTGGTTTTAATGTGCAGCAAGGTGAGAACTACTCATTTTTTTGACTTTTCCTTCAAAGACTATTTTGTTGTGGGTCTTTTACTCCTCCTGAGCAGATGCTGGAGATCTGAAAGTGATCAGAGCTTGCAAGGGGCAAGATATGAAAGTACTTACCCTAGCAACAggaaagtgatttttttctcaacATTCTTGATGATATTTCTTCTCATATCTTCTCCGTctgcatcatgttgttgttagcagctctTGAGTTGCCTcactgacacatagtgaccccatgcacaatggaagaaaatggtgcccagtcttgcaccatccccatgttCAATTGTGGATGAGAACATAgtgacccatggggttttcattaacAGATTTTTGTAAGATTTCCAGGTGTTTCTTactagtctatcttaatctggaatctctgctgaaaactgttcaacATTTTAGCAGCACATAAGTCTCtactgacaggtggtggttgcacatgaggtacattggttgGGAATGAAAcctggtcttccacatggaaggggagaattctaccaatgaagcACCATTGCCTCTGCCTTGCACACCATGAAGATGATCATGTGTGCTTGTTGATAAGCTATTGCTTGCCTTATCCAGATTCACTCTTCTATACTTTGTGATGCTCGGGCAGGAGAGGAGAGAATTTTTAAACCACTGTTCGGATTTCCCATCTGGCTTTATTGTTAGGTCTTCCCATAATGATCGATAAATGTCACCATACCCTAATAAGCCGGACATCTTCCTTGTACCTGTTTCCTTAGACCTTGGTGTAGTAGCTTCTTTCTGCAGTTATGATCTGTGCATTGCCACATTGCTCTTTTTTTGCCTTTCAGTCCTTGTATTTTACCAGTTTCCTTTATGAAATGGTTTTCATGGTGCTTTCACTTTTCTTTATTGAATCCCAACTGATTAATTATATTTGAGGAATAAACTATTTATGAAGTGTCTAAAATTGGAACATCACAAAGCATGCTCAGGAAAAAAAGGTGGTTGTAAATGATATGTCTTGGTCAAGGTTGTACAAACAAGGATTAAGGTGGTTGTATCACAAATCCAATTGCCGTGGCTCTACTGGAGCTCCATGATCATTACTTCACCAAAGCATTATGAAaaaatcaaatttttattttattttctatagcctagGATTACAAAGGGTCATGTCTCCACTAAAGAGGAGCTCTTGCCTTTCACTTGTAACAGCTTCCTTAAGACTTTGCTGTGTTATCATGTTTCATTGCCtttgggttctttttttgttACACTACATGAGTATGCTTTTCTCCTTTAGAGATATTGACATAATCTCTGAGGAAACAATTCGGGGCTCTCTAAATATCTACCCAATAAATAACTTAATTTACTCTGCCTTTTACCACTGAGTTAAATCCCCTACCAATTTTCCTGACGAGAAACTTTGATAAAGGAAAATGGACTTCACTGGACAGAGGATGAGGCCACACCGGCTTGTGGAAAGATACAGCTCTCATTAAAAATCATGAAAGTAGTGTTCTGATTCTCTGGTTATGGTTAACTGCAATGAGACTTTATGGGTCCCATGTAT
This DNA window, taken from Elephas maximus indicus isolate mEleMax1 chromosome 3, mEleMax1 primary haplotype, whole genome shotgun sequence, encodes the following:
- the LOC126072074 gene encoding olfactory receptor 18-like, whose amino-acid sequence is MKPQNLTGVSEFFLLGLSEDPERQPLLFGLFLSMYLITVTGNLLIILAVTSDSHLHSPMYFFLSNLSLADIGFISTTVPKMLVNIKTQSKFIMYEGCLTQVSFFYLFGCLDNVLLATMAYDRFMAICRPLHYTVIMNPRLCGLLVLVSFFISLLDSQLQLSMVLSLTFCTAVEIPHFFCDIPQLLNLACSDTSTNTILLYCFGAIFAGVPVTGILFSYTRIVSSILRVSSVDGKYKAFSTCGSHLSVVCLFYGTSLGAYLSSAVSSSDRKGAVASVMYTVVTPMLNPFIYSLRNRDIKRALQRILSRTT